In Cicer arietinum cultivar CDC Frontier isolate Library 1 chromosome 7, Cicar.CDCFrontier_v2.0, whole genome shotgun sequence, a single window of DNA contains:
- the LOC101501001 gene encoding probable F-box protein At4g22030: MALASLQTSTILLCSSYPLKRIKAAIHIPKSNFSVPKIPTTTKHVEGLTKSHVPLLDQNNVTHSTTSKNTIMQLYAILESVSDRVEMHKNIGEQRQNWNNLLLNNINMITLAATTLTGVAAATGAIGAPLLALKLSSTLLFSAATFMLLIMNKIQPSQLAEEQRNATRLFKRLQSEIENRIALGNYTEQDVKFSIEKVLALDKAYPLPLLGVMLEKFPAKYEPANWWPKKETKTKTQQGKLIENNNNGWSKELEMELREVIEVAKRKDIEDYERLGNIALKVNKSLAIAGPLLTGIAAIGSVFVGNNGSIAGIIAMMAGSLGAAVNAFEHGGQVGMVFEMYRNCGGFFKLLEETVESTLEEKDFEARENGEIFEMKMGLMLGRSVSELREFALKSASCRMEGIEVDEFANKMF; encoded by the coding sequence atgGCTTTGGCCTCTCTACAAACCTCAACAATATTACTTTGTTCATCTTACCCTTTAAAGAGAATAAAGGCTGCAATTCATATTCCAAAATCCAATTTCTCAGTCCCTAAGATCCCTACTACTACAAAGCATGTTGAGGGATTAACAAAGTCACATGTTCCATTACTTGATCAAAATAATGTGACACATTCTACAACCTCTAAAAATACCATCATGCAACTTTATGCTATCTTAGAATCTGTTTCTGATAGAGTTGAAATGCACAAAAACATTGGTGAACAACGCCAGAATTGGAACAACCTACTTCTAAACAACATCAACATGATTACACTCGCTGCTACAACATTAACCGGTGTTGCCGCCGCCACCGGTGCTATTGGTGCACCACTTTTAGCTCTTAAACTATCATCAACTCTTCTGTTTTCTGCAGCAACTTTTATGCTTCTTATCATGAACAAGATTCAGCCATCACAACTCGCCGAGGAACAACGAAACGCTACAAGATTGTTTAAGCGGCTTCAGAGCGAAATAGAAAACAGAATTGCTCTTGGAAATTATACAGAACAAGATGTTAAGTTTTCAATTGAAAAGGTTTTGGCACTTGACAAAGCTTATCCACTTCCATTGTTAGGTGTTATGCTTGAAAAATTTCCTGCAAAATATGAACCTGCTAATTGGTGGcctaaaaaagaaactaaaaccaaAACACAACAaggaaaattaattgaaaataataacaatggATGGAGTAAAGAACTTGAAATGGAATTGAGAGAAGTTATTGAAGTTGCAAAGAGGAAAGACATTGAAGATTATGAGAGACTTGGaaatatagcattaaaggttaATAAGAGTTTAGCAATAGCAGGACCATTACTCACTGGAATTGCAGCTATAGGTTCTGTTTTTGTAGGAAATAATGGATCAATTGCAGGTATAATTGCTATGATGGCAGGTTCATTAGGTGCTGCAGTGAATGCTTTTGAGCATGGTGGACAAGTTGGTATGGTTTTTGAAATGTATAGAAACTGTGGTGGATTTTTCAAACTGTTGGAAGAAACAGTTGAGTCCACTTTGGAAGAGAAAGATTTTGAGGCAAGAGAAAATGGTGagatatttgaaatgaaaatggGTTTGATGTTGGGAAGAAGTGTTTCAGAGTTGAGAGAATTTGCATTGAAATCAGCTTCTTGTCGAATGGAAGGAATTGAAGTTGATGAATTTGCCAACAAGATGTTCTGA
- the LOC101495700 gene encoding aminomethyltransferase, mitochondrial produces the protein MRGGLWQLGQSITRRLANGDKKAVARRCFATEADLKKTVLYDFHVANGGKMVPFAGWSMPIQYKDSIMDSTLNCRQNGSLFDVSHMCGLSLKGKDAVTFLEKLVIADVAALAPGTGTLTVFTNEKGGAIDDSVITKVTDDHIYLVVNAGCRDKDLAHIEEHMKAFKAKGGDVSWHIHDERSLIALQGPLAAPVLQHLTKDDLSKLYFGEFRVLDINGSQCFLTRTGYTGEDGFEISVPSENGVDLAKALLEKSEGKIRLTGLGARDSLRLEAGLCLYGNDLEQHITPIEAGLTWAIGKRRRAEGGFLGADVILKQLGDGPLIRRVGFISSGPPPRSHSEIQDEGGNNIGEVTSGGFSPCLKKNIAMGYVKSGLHKAGTKVKIIIRGKPNEGVVTKMPFVPTKYYKPS, from the exons ATGAGAGGGGGATTGTGGCAACTTGGACAATCAATCACTCGCCGGCTCGCCAATGGAGATAAGAAGGCGGTTGCTCGACGATGCTTCGCCACAGAAGCTGACCTGAAAAAGACAGTTCTTTATGACTTCCATGTTGCTAATGGTGGTAAGATGGTTCCATTTGCTGGTTGGAGCATGCCTATCCAGTACAAGGACTCAATCATGGACTCAACCTTAAACTGTAGACAGAACGGTAGCCTTTTCGATGTTTCACATATGTGTGGACTAAGTCTCAAGGGGAAGGATGCTGTTACATTCCTTGAGAAGCTAGTCATTGCTGATGTTGCTGCTCTTGCTCCCGGAACTGGGACGTTGACTGTTTTCACAAATGAAAAGGGTGGAGCTATTGATGATTCTGTGATTACTAAGGTGACAGATGATCACATATACTTGGTTGTGAATGCTGGATGTAGAGATAAAGATTTGGCTCATATTGAGGAGCATATGAAGGCATTCAAGGCCAAAGGTGGTGATGTGTCCTGGCATATCCATGATGAGAGATCTCTAATTGCTCTTCAG GGTCCTCTTGCTGCCCCTGTTCTTCAACATCTGACAAAAGATGATTTGAGCAAGCTATACTTTGGGGAGTTCCGTGTGTTGGATATCAATGGCTCGCAGTGCTTTCTCACACGCACAGG GTACACTGGGGAAGATGGATTTGAGATCTCAGTTCCTTCAGAGAATGGAGTAGATCTTGCCAAGGCATTACTGGAAAAATCTGAAGGGAAAATAAGATTGACAGGACTAGGTGCTAGAGATAGTCTTCGCCTCGAAGCTGGATTGTGCTTATACGGCAATGACCTGGAACAGCATATTACACCTATTGAGGCAGGACTGACATGGGCTATAGGAAAGCGGAGAAGAGCAGAAGGCGGTTTTCTTGGAGCTGATGTTATCCTGAAACAGCTCGGAGATGGTCCTTTGATCAGGCGTGTCGGTTTCATTTCTTCGGGTCCACCTCCTAGAAGTCACAGTGAGATTCAAGATGAAGGAGGCAACAACATTGGTGAAGTCACAAGTGGTGGATTCAGTCCTTGTCTCAAGAAGAACATAGCTATGGGATATGTCAAATCTGGTTTGCACAAGGCAGGTACCAAAGTTAAGATCATTATAAGAGGAAAACCCAATGAAGGAGTTGTCACAAAAATGCCATTTGTACCTACAAAATACTATAAGCCTTCATAA
- the LOC101496027 gene encoding uncharacterized protein isoform X1, whose protein sequence is MSRAILNCHLYQDSASTQLTYSYNKINYVNFINCIPAFPKSFGTITIFHSSTFYWNWKCEKQHNKSLHNIFHHKCLQCGLHDSVSSNDEYRSSRNIAISVFRRYRNFNDRGGGDNLKEFITAGVNAYELGCTDEGLRKELTDMKDCGIEIEAMQSSSYGGSTSLKPKLISEEIDECILWLSIVFITILCTPQPTIVRWSSTPPVSDEVRLQWKGFCALIANAYFMKGMAWLPVKTLQLEQTAVMGQAEKPSVVASRMRLVFSTLEVVSPQWPRV, encoded by the exons ATGTCAAGAGCTATTCTAAACTGCCATTTATATCAAGACTCAGCTTCCACGCAACTAACATATTCTTACAACAAGATCAATTAtgttaatttcataaattgtaTCCCTGCTTTTCCTAAATCTTTTGGAACTATTACCATTTTTCATAGTTCCACCTTCTATTGGAATTGGAAATGTGAAAAGCAACACAACAAGAGCCTTCATAATATATTCCATCATAAATGTCTG CAGTGTGGGTTACATGATTCAGTTTCATCTAATGATGAATACCGTTCTTCGCGCAACATAGCCATAAGCGTGTTCAGACGATACCGGAACTTCAATGATCGAGGTGGAGGCGACAATCTAAAA gAATTCATCACTGCTGGTGTGAATGCATATGAGCTAGGGTGCACTGATGAAGGATTAAGGAAAGAACTAACTGACATGAAGGACTGTGGCATTGAAATTGAAGCAATGCAAAGTAGTAGTTATGGTGGGAGCACAAGCTTGAAACCTAAACTAATCTCTGAGGAG ATTGATGAGTGCATTCTGTGGTTAAGCATTGTATTTATCACCATCTTGTGTACACCACAACCAACTATTGTTAGATGGTCATCAACACCTCCTGTGTCAGATGAAGTGAGACTTCAATGGAAAGGATTTTGTGCTCTCATAGCAAATGCATATTTTATGAAGGGAATGGCTTG GCTTCCGGTAAAGACTCTTCAATTAGAGCAAACAGCTGTGATGGGTCAAGCTGAGAAACCGTCAGTTGTTGCAAGCAGAATGCGACTAGTCTTTAGCACACTTGAG GTAGTGAGTCCACAGTGGCCAAGAGTATAG
- the LOC101496027 gene encoding uncharacterized protein isoform X2, translating to MSRAILNCHLYQDSASTQLTYSYNKINYVNFINCIPAFPKSFGTITIFHSSTFYWNWKCEKQHNKSLHNIFHHKCLCGLHDSVSSNDEYRSSRNIAISVFRRYRNFNDRGGGDNLKEFITAGVNAYELGCTDEGLRKELTDMKDCGIEIEAMQSSSYGGSTSLKPKLISEEIDECILWLSIVFITILCTPQPTIVRWSSTPPVSDEVRLQWKGFCALIANAYFMKGMAWLPVKTLQLEQTAVMGQAEKPSVVASRMRLVFSTLEVVSPQWPRV from the exons ATGTCAAGAGCTATTCTAAACTGCCATTTATATCAAGACTCAGCTTCCACGCAACTAACATATTCTTACAACAAGATCAATTAtgttaatttcataaattgtaTCCCTGCTTTTCCTAAATCTTTTGGAACTATTACCATTTTTCATAGTTCCACCTTCTATTGGAATTGGAAATGTGAAAAGCAACACAACAAGAGCCTTCATAATATATTCCATCATAAATGTCTG TGTGGGTTACATGATTCAGTTTCATCTAATGATGAATACCGTTCTTCGCGCAACATAGCCATAAGCGTGTTCAGACGATACCGGAACTTCAATGATCGAGGTGGAGGCGACAATCTAAAA gAATTCATCACTGCTGGTGTGAATGCATATGAGCTAGGGTGCACTGATGAAGGATTAAGGAAAGAACTAACTGACATGAAGGACTGTGGCATTGAAATTGAAGCAATGCAAAGTAGTAGTTATGGTGGGAGCACAAGCTTGAAACCTAAACTAATCTCTGAGGAG ATTGATGAGTGCATTCTGTGGTTAAGCATTGTATTTATCACCATCTTGTGTACACCACAACCAACTATTGTTAGATGGTCATCAACACCTCCTGTGTCAGATGAAGTGAGACTTCAATGGAAAGGATTTTGTGCTCTCATAGCAAATGCATATTTTATGAAGGGAATGGCTTG GCTTCCGGTAAAGACTCTTCAATTAGAGCAAACAGCTGTGATGGGTCAAGCTGAGAAACCGTCAGTTGTTGCAAGCAGAATGCGACTAGTCTTTAGCACACTTGAG GTAGTGAGTCCACAGTGGCCAAGAGTATAG
- the LOC101497116 gene encoding uncharacterized protein produces the protein MADVVQYKLERMVDEFEDLEQRGLFTRREIAEIVKQRRKFEYRLKRPSPLKQDFLTYIEYETQLDTLRMLRKKSVARELMKQGNKNLKKSKSDVAGLIRIIDIYELALKRFKGDIDLWFRYLEFCRQRKNGRMKKTLAKLVRFHPKVPGVWIYAAAWEFDHNLNVVAARALMQEGLRVCPTSEDLWVEYLRMELTYLNKLKARKVALGEDEGTLTRDPRTADEKQWKDENKELFMTLDEKEDKDVANNEANIGLDESKKNQELFAEHGMNIFRTVYGGAIEAVPSSLNLRKRFFEILEGTDLSHYEDMCEEILNDMKRDFSTEPEFWDWLARHECNLEIGRESSQEIMVPQVQKAIQVYEEALKSVPSGTMFSLYANFLMGIIAPIEDKTNITGPSGHAINYISHLLSVYEKAESMGIITDDHACKHVSLHLQLRQLDEARKLVAKLCSGKLAESVQLWELRITIEIKCITKNSLSPSDTDLLSLFELLRQILTKIPVSESENLWLKALKFYASHRQYFDKLVEISIVSLARDGGSENGFSLSSAVVSFILQKDGIHKARDIYKRFLALPHPGLASYRNCIELETNLASTGDKNSLINARKLYEAALATYEQNVGLWQDYYRLETKMGTSEKATAVYCRAKRTLEDATEFIASPDL, from the exons ATGGCTGACGTAGTTCAATACAAGTTGGAGCGCATGGTCGACGAATTCGAAGATCTTGAGCAACGCGGCCTATTCACCCGCCGTGAAATCGCCGAAATCGTGAAACAGAGGCGAAAATTCGAGTACAGGTTAAAGAGACCATCTCCTCTGAAACAAGACTTCTTAACCTACATAGAGTACGAGACACAGCTCGACACTCTACGCATGCTCCGTAAGAAGTCGGTGGCGCGTGAGTTGATGAAACAAGGGAACAAGAATTTGAAGAAATCGAAGTCCGACGTGGCTGGATTGATTAGGATTATTGATATTTATGAACTCGCTTTGAAGCGTTTTAAAGGTGATATTGACCTATGGTTTCGTTACCTTGAGTTTTGTAGGCAAAGAAAAAATGGAAGGATGAAGAag ACACTTGCTAAACTTGTTAGGTTTCACCCAAAGGTTCCAGGAGTTTGGATTTATGCTGCAGCTTGGGAATTTGATCATAACTTGAATGTTGTGGCTGCTCGTGCTTTAATGCAGGAAGGTCTTAGAGTTTGCCCAACGTCAGAAGACCTTTGGGTGGAGTATCTTCGGATGGAACTCACATACCTTAATAAGTTAAAGGCCAGGAAGGTTGCCTTGGGTGAGGATGAGGGAACTCTGACTCGGGATCCTAGAACTGCCGATGAAAAACAATGGAAAGATGAAAACAAAGAGTTATTTATGACCCTTGATGAAAAAGAGGATAAAGATGTAGCAAACAATGAAGCTAACATTGGACTAGATGAGTCAAAGAAGAACCAAGAGTTATTTGCTGAGCATGGTATGAACATTTTTCGAACAGTCTACGGTGGAGCGATTGAAGCTGTCCCTTCGAGTCTCAATCTTAGGAAgagattttttgaaatattggaGGGAACAGACTTATCGCATTATGAAGATATGTGCGAGGAGATTCTGAACGACATGAAGAGGGATTTTTCAACCGAACCAGAATTCTGGGACTGGCTTGCAAGGCATGAATGCAATCTTGAAATTGGCCGCGAGAGTAGCCAAGAAATTATGGTTCCTCAGGTGCAAAAGGCAATTCAG GTTTATGAGGAGGCTTTGAAAAGTGTGCCCTCAGGAACTATGTTTAGTTTGTATGCAAATTTTCTAATGGGTATTATAGCTCCTATAGAAGACAAAACCAATATAACTGGGCCATCGGGTCATGCTATAAACTATATATCACATCTCCTGTCAGTATATGAAAAGGCTGAAAGCATGGGAATCATTACTGATGATCATGCTTGCAAGCATGTGTCCTTGCATTTGCAATTGAGACAATTGGATGAAGCCAGGAAACTGGTAGCAAAGCTTTGCAGCGGAAAACTTGCAGAGTCGGTGCAGTTATGGGAATTAAGAATTACTATAGAAATTAAATGCATCACGAAAAATTCTTTGTCACCTAGTGATACTGATTTGTTATCCCTGTTTGAACTCCTTAGAcaaattttgaccaaaattccTGTTTCAGAATCAGAGAACTTGTGGCTAAAG GCCCTTAAATTCTATGCTAGTCACAGACAGTACTTTGATAAACTGGTAGAGATCTCCATTGTTTCCTTGGCCAGAGATGGTGGCAGTGAAAATGGATTTTCCCTTTCTTCTGCCGTTGTAAGTTTTATACTTCAAAAAGATGGAATTCACAAGGCCAGAGATATCTATAAACG ATTTCTAGCTTTACCACATCCCGGCCTTGCATCATATAGGAACTGCATTGAGCTGGAAACAAACCTTGCATCAACAGGAGATAAAAATAGTCTCATAAATGCCAGGAAATTATACGAAGCTGCACTTGCAACTTATGAGCAAAATGTTGGCTTGTGGCAAGATTACTATCGCTTGGAGACCAAG ATGGGAACATCAGAAAAAGCTACTGCTGTGTATTGCCGTGCTAAGAGAACACTTGAAGATGCTACTGAATTTATTGCTTCTCCAGATTTGTGA